Genomic DNA from Methanofollis sp. W23:
GGGGTATCCAGCAGAGAAGGGAATGACGGGATCGTCTGGGAGGAGGTGGCGCTCGGGCCGGGCACCTTCACCGTGACCTCCGAGAACAGGACCAAGTACGAGGTGGAGGAGCGCACTGCTCTTGGTGCCCTCAATGCTTCGAATGCCACCTATGTCCTTGACGATATGTGGTATGAGCAGTACGGCACACTGTTCATCTCGTCCATCAACGCCTTCGAGGGCGAGGGACTGGCCGGATGGGTCTACCACGTCAACGACGAGACGCCGGAGATCGGCGCCAACATCTATGCTGTGGAGGAGGGCGATGAAGTCGTCTTCTACTACAGTAAAAGCATGTCGGCAGAGCCCGAAGACTCGGCTGAGGCGATCTACCTGAAGGTCGTCTTTGAAAATGGTGCCTCCGGTGGCTACGAGAGGATCGTCGCCGCGAAGGGTCCTGAGAACCTCAAGGAGATACAGGATCACTCTTAATCCCCTTTCTAAATTGAACATGCGACTCCTTCTGCACCCCGCTCATGCTCATACGCGTTGTATCCTGTAGGAAGAAGTGAACAGCGCGGGGAGACTCTCCTGCAGAAAAGGACAAGAACTCAAGGGAAGGGGGAGGAGGTGGCCCTGTGAAATCTTGGCATGAACCCCGGGCTCAGGCAGAGGGGATGACCATGATCGTGGGTCTCTGGATCGTGCACTGATCTGTGTTCCTCCCTGGGAGCACGACACCACAGAGAGCACCATCGAAGGGCCGCCCCGCCTATCTTCATCCTGGGGGGTCCTGGGGGTCTCTCTCAACGCGAGACGATGGCGAAGATCCGGCGATTGAGGGCAGCAGATCTGACCGACTGCCTTCCCCTACCATCATGCCAGGGAAAGGGGCCCCTGGGGCGTATGACTGGGGGAGGGTGAAGAATCACGCTCGCACCCTGGATAGGTGAGAGATTCTACAATGTCCTATTGTACAGGGAATTTGTCGCCTGCACGTATCTGCGAAAGCATTATAGAAAAATCTATTAACTTAACATCAGATAATTTGTGTGAATACATGGGATAAATATTTTTATGGGGAGAAAATTATGGCACACTTTCCTTGTACAGGGATGATATGCATCCTTCTGATCGTTCTTGCCGCTCCTGTTGCGGCCGACTACCCGATGTTTGGCGCGGACGAAGCGCGGACCGGGGCCATTACAACAAGTGGTCCCCTGACCAATGCCACCCTCTGGGTGGAAGAGACTGCAGAGTACGCCGATGGGTCTCCGGCAGTCCATGACGGCAAGGTCTTTGTCCCGACCTGGCCGGACATGGTCTTCGACGACAACGGACTTACAGGACTGGTCTGCTATGACGCCGCCACCGGTGAAGAACTCTGGACCAATGAACTCGGGGGCGCGGCCGTCGGGTCGGTCTCGGGCACCGCCGTCATGGATGGGAAGATCTATCTTGGCGGGACCGACGGCAAGCTCTACTGCATCGACGAAGAGACCGGGGCAACTCTCTGGTCAAGCGAGAAGATCGACGAGACCGGATACTTCGGGCTTTCCTCGTCTCCACTCGTATACGATGGAAAAGTGTACACTCTTTCAGCCTCTGACGGCGTACTCCACGAATTCGACCTTGACGGCACCGAGACATGGTCGTTTACGACCGGCGGCGCGGCAGGATATTTCGTCTCACCTGCGGCGGCCGACAGGAAGGTCTACTGCTCGAACATGACCGCCCTCTTCTGTATCGACCCCTCGACGCAGGGCGAGATCTGGAACACCAGCGTCAGTGACGTCCTCCTCTCGACACCGACCGCGGGCGAGAACGCGATCTTCTGCGCCGGGGCCATCAACACCTATGCCTTCGACCGCGAGACCGGCGACGAACGCTGGAATGTATCTCTCGCCGGCACCTCATCTTCCCCTGCAGTTGACGCCAGCCACCTCTATGTCGGCGCAAAAGATGGCCTCCACTGCCTGGACACCATCACCGGTGCAGAGCGCTGGACCTTCCCCTCCGCCCAGATCACCGTCTCGCCGGTGGTCGCAGACGGGACGGTTTACTTCGCGACAAATGAAGAAACAGGGACTGTGTATGCGGTGAACACCACCACAGGCGACGAAGTATGGTCATACACCCTAGAAGCACCTGGAGACAACACCTTTGCTTCATTCTACGCCTCATCACCTGCAGTCTCAGAGGGTGTCCTGTACCTCGGGGCCGAGAACAACCACCTCTACGCCTTCGGCGAAGGGTCACCCCATCCTGAGATCATCTTCGACGGCACGGTCAGTCTCACCGACGCCACCTTCACTTTTATCCCGTCGAACAACGCTTCTGCGTCCTATGAAGTCAACCACACCACCGACCTCGGCGCCCTCGGCGACGCCGCTGACCTTGGAGAATTCACCTTCAAGGCAAGCGACTCATGGTACGATTCATACAGTTCCTTCAGCCTCGAATCGATCGACGGCATTGCCAACGAGGACTGGACCAACCCTGACGCACGGTCCTGGTCCATCTTCATCAACAACCAATCGGCACCCATGGGCCTTGGCAGAAACTCCCTTGACGACGGCGACCTCCTTGAGTTCTTCTACTGCCCTGTCAACGAGACGACCTATGCTCCCCTCACCGACGAGGCCGACGCCGTCGTCAGGATCCGTGTGAGCATGACTGAGGCCACACTCTCCGCACTCACCCTCACCGACGGGAACCGCGGCGGGAGCGTCCGCGCCGATGTCACGGCCTCTGCCGTGAACGAAGGGCGGTATGTCATCGTGGTGAGCGGGACCGATGAGAATGGTGAGTCCCTTGCAGGTACAGGCACCGTCTATCTCAATACCGGCGAGAGTATCGGGGTCCCGGTCCTCGTCACCGTGCCCCTCCAGGCAAAAACCGGCACTTACACGCTCCATGCAGGCATCTACCAGATCGAAGAGTATCCCCAGCGCTGTCTCTTCATGAGCGAGGGAGTGGAATGCGCCATCACATGAAGTGGACCCTCTCCCTCCTCTTTCTCCTCGTGCTCGCAGCGCCGGCAGCGGCGCTCACCATGGATGTCGCCGGGTCGTCCCCAGGTTCGGCCGTGACCGTCACCCTCGACACCGAGGCAAACGTGACCTTCCAGATGAACAGTGGGACACCATACTACGCCCATGGGACGACGGTGAAGTTTGTCCCGCACCTCACCGGCACACTCACGGTCACTGCAGAGGCAAAGGGCCAGAGCGTCGAAAAGAATGTCAAGATCACCTCTGGGGGCACCAATGACGGAGGAGGAGACCTCGATGACGATTCAGGACCATGGAAGACCGTCACCCTCGGTCCAGGCACCTTCAACGTAACCACCGAGAACGGTGAGGTCTATTCTGTGAAGCAACGGACCGCCCTCGGTGCCCTGGATGCCTCAGGCGCTGATTATGTCCTCGACGACAAGTGGTACGAGGAGTACGGCACGCTGTACCTCAAGTCAGTCAATGGTCGTGAAGGCGAGGGACTGGCCGGATGGGTCTATCAGGTCAACGAAAAGTCGCCGTCGGTCGGCGCCAACTCCTATAGCGTGAAGAAAGGCGACAAAGTCATCTTCTACTACAGCGAGAGCATGTCGGCAGAACCCGAAGACTCGACCGGGGCGATCTACCTCAAGGTCGCCTTCGGCACCACCACTTCAAATGGGGGCGACGGCGGCGAGGGGTCGGAGACCATACAGGAACGCCTTGCGCCGGCCGAAGATCCCGCCATCTCCCTCAACCTCCCTCAGGGCGTGACCCTGACCTTTGGTGCAGGAGGCGCGCGGATCTCGGTCCGCCAGGACGCAGGCGGCGACGGGGAGGAGGTGATCGTCAGGGGCGATCGGGTCATTCTCATACGTCCAGGGCTCCTGCTCACTGTCCTGACCGGTGATATGAAGGCAGCAGACAACTCCTCGACTGCCCGGATAAAGAGCGTCACCGCCGAACTGATGCCTGCCGCGGCAGGACTCAACGGGACGGCCGGGACCGCAGGAAAGATCATCCTCTCTCTTGCCGGGATCCCGGCCGAAGGAGTCATCACGACAGATTTCAGCGACCTGATGTCTCCCGACATGACAGAATCCCTCACAGATCTCGCCGCCACAGAGGGACGGTCCCTCCTGGGCATCGCCTATGTGATGGACGTGAACAAGACCAACCTCAGGAACGGCGAAGACATCCTCGGTGCGACCGTCAGGATGGAGGTCGACCCTGCCTGGGTGAAAGAGCATGGTGGCGCCGGGGCCGTCAGGATCGCACACCTCACCGACGACGGGACAGTAGAACTCCTCGAGACCAGAATGGTTCAGGAGAGCGAAAAAGTTCTCACCTTCGAGGCGGAGTCCCAGAACGGCCTCTCTTCATTTGTCCCCCTCGCCCTTGGAGACAAAAAAGAGACTCCACCAGACCTGGTGACACCACTGCCGCCAGAGGCAGAGGGCGGCACGACCCCACCGACGACCCCCTCACAGCAGACGCCCTTATGGGCCCTGACACCATTTTCAGCACTCTTAATCGTGGGTGCTACACATCTGATAAAAAGAAACGAGGAAAAAAAATGAAGAAACTATGTGCACTCGTCATTCTCCTCTGCACCGCCTGCATCATCGGCGGTGCGGCCTACCCGCTTGCCGCAGAGGACAACACCATACAGGAGAGTCTTAACTATCTCGAATCCTGCCAGCACCCAGACGGCGGATTTGCCGAACCAGAACGGGAGACCAACCCAGGCACCTCATGGTTTACGGTAATGGCGATCGTCGCCGCCGGCCAGGACCCCTCGACCTGGACAGTGAACGGCACCTCGGCGGTCGACTACTGGACAGCCAGCGAGGACCTCACGACCGAAGGGACTGCGGAACTCGGGCGGATGGTGACACTCATCGCTGCCGTCGGGGGCGACCCACACGACTTCGGCGGCAAAGACTATCTTGCCGACCTGAAGGCGCAGATGAAATCCTCCGGTCAGTTCGGCGACTTCGTCTACACCACTTACTGGGGGATCTTCGGGCTTGTCGCTGCGGGTGAAGATGCGTCAAAGTCCCTCGCCTGGCTGAAAGATCAGCAGAACGAAGATGGCGGGTTTGGCTGGATGCCAGGTGCCGAAAGCGACTGCGACGACACCTCCGCATCGGTGATGGCGATGATCGCCGCCGGAGAACCACAGGACTCTCCGGCAGTGAAGAACGCACTGGGTTATCTCAGAGATGCCCAGATGGATGACGGCGGGTTCAACTACGGCGGATCCTCGTCCTCGAATGCGGCGTCGGCCGCGTGGGTGACGCAGGCGATCGTCGCAGCAGGTGTAGACCCCTCGACCTGGACGAAGAACGAGAAAGACGTCATCTCATATCTCACCGACATCCAGCAGCCTGACGGATCGTTCAAATGGACCGCCCAGGTCACCGACAACCCCTGCCGGATGACCGCCGCCGCCGTCCCCGCCCTCCTGGGCCGACCATACCCCATCCTGCCTGGCCAGACCACACCTGCACTCTCTGGACAGACCAGGAAGGCGGAGACGACACCCGCCACCGCCGCAACCGCGCCGGTCGGCGCCGCCACGACAGTCCAGAATGCCGGCGGCCCCTGGGAACTGGTCACGGTCACCGACGACTTCGGTGAAAAAGTCGCCATCACAGAAGAGCCCATGCGCATCGTCTCCCTCTCCCCGGCCAACACCGAGATCCTCTTTGCCCTTGAC
This window encodes:
- a CDS encoding DUF4430 domain-containing protein, with the protein product MISSSGVSSREGNDGIVWEEVALGPGTFTVTSENRTKYEVEERTALGALNASNATYVLDDMWYEQYGTLFISSINAFEGEGLAGWVYHVNDETPEIGANIYAVEEGDEVVFYYSKSMSAEPEDSAEAIYLKVVFENGASGGYERIVAAKGPENLKEIQDHS
- a CDS encoding DUF4430 domain-containing protein, translated to MKWTLSLLFLLVLAAPAAALTMDVAGSSPGSAVTVTLDTEANVTFQMNSGTPYYAHGTTVKFVPHLTGTLTVTAEAKGQSVEKNVKITSGGTNDGGGDLDDDSGPWKTVTLGPGTFNVTTENGEVYSVKQRTALGALDASGADYVLDDKWYEEYGTLYLKSVNGREGEGLAGWVYQVNEKSPSVGANSYSVKKGDKVIFYYSESMSAEPEDSTGAIYLKVAFGTTTSNGGDGGEGSETIQERLAPAEDPAISLNLPQGVTLTFGAGGARISVRQDAGGDGEEVIVRGDRVILIRPGLLLTVLTGDMKAADNSSTARIKSVTAELMPAAAGLNGTAGTAGKIILSLAGIPAEGVITTDFSDLMSPDMTESLTDLAATEGRSLLGIAYVMDVNKTNLRNGEDILGATVRMEVDPAWVKEHGGAGAVRIAHLTDDGTVELLETRMVQESEKVLTFEAESQNGLSSFVPLALGDKKETPPDLVTPLPPEAEGGTTPPTTPSQQTPLWALTPFSALLIVGATHLIKRNEEKK
- a CDS encoding helical backbone metal receptor, whose product is MKKLCALVILLCTACIIGGAAYPLAAEDNTIQESLNYLESCQHPDGGFAEPERETNPGTSWFTVMAIVAAGQDPSTWTVNGTSAVDYWTASEDLTTEGTAELGRMVTLIAAVGGDPHDFGGKDYLADLKAQMKSSGQFGDFVYTTYWGIFGLVAAGEDASKSLAWLKDQQNEDGGFGWMPGAESDCDDTSASVMAMIAAGEPQDSPAVKNALGYLRDAQMDDGGFNYGGSSSSNAASAAWVTQAIVAAGVDPSTWTKNEKDVISYLTDIQQPDGSFKWTAQVTDNPCRMTAAAVPALLGRPYPILPGQTTPALSGQTRKAETTPATAATAPVGAATTVQNAGGPWELVTVTDDFGEKVAITEEPMRIVSLSPANTEILFALDLGDRMVGVTDYCNYPEEATEKPKVGGFSTVNIERVVAEKPDLVFAALGNTEEVVDHLRKLGLTVVTLNPDSVQGTLHDIRLVGEATGKGAEAETLAASMQKRINAVETKVEDAPEHPTVMHVVWYDPIWVSGNNTFQDELIDIASGENAFPDIEGWQIVTLEKVLTTDPDVILVNSGTGMDGGESDLIYRYFAEEPRFQNLKAVKNDRIYIVPSDIIDRGGPRIVDAIEMVAADIHPDLFGTEEETPTPSGAQTPGFGIFAALAGVGGACFLLRRIG
- a CDS encoding PQQ-binding-like beta-propeller repeat protein, which produces MAHFPCTGMICILLIVLAAPVAADYPMFGADEARTGAITTSGPLTNATLWVEETAEYADGSPAVHDGKVFVPTWPDMVFDDNGLTGLVCYDAATGEELWTNELGGAAVGSVSGTAVMDGKIYLGGTDGKLYCIDEETGATLWSSEKIDETGYFGLSSSPLVYDGKVYTLSASDGVLHEFDLDGTETWSFTTGGAAGYFVSPAAADRKVYCSNMTALFCIDPSTQGEIWNTSVSDVLLSTPTAGENAIFCAGAINTYAFDRETGDERWNVSLAGTSSSPAVDASHLYVGAKDGLHCLDTITGAERWTFPSAQITVSPVVADGTVYFATNEETGTVYAVNTTTGDEVWSYTLEAPGDNTFASFYASSPAVSEGVLYLGAENNHLYAFGEGSPHPEIIFDGTVSLTDATFTFIPSNNASASYEVNHTTDLGALGDAADLGEFTFKASDSWYDSYSSFSLESIDGIANEDWTNPDARSWSIFINNQSAPMGLGRNSLDDGDLLEFFYCPVNETTYAPLTDEADAVVRIRVSMTEATLSALTLTDGNRGGSVRADVTASAVNEGRYVIVVSGTDENGESLAGTGTVYLNTGESIGVPVLVTVPLQAKTGTYTLHAGIYQIEEYPQRCLFMSEGVECAIT